TATTTCGCATAGCATGTGCGATCTTCTTTTCAGTATCCGTATATTTACTGGATTTCTTAAAAAGAAGTGTGAATTTACCTTTTTTTGCATGAGTTATTTTGTTGGACAATTGAAGAGTTCGCACATGATATCGAACGCTACTTCTATTCAATCCCATATCTTTTTCGATATCAGTTATCGTGCTTCCAGGATTCATGGTTATGTAACAAAGAATTCGATTCCTATTTTGATTTCCATTATATTTCTTTATTCTTCCTAAAAACAGTGGCAAGAATTTATAAAATGCAAATGAGATTCCCAACAGACCGGATATATAAACAATTTGAAGGGACAATGGAAGCTCAAAAAATGAAAGGTTGGCATCTGCTCCTCCACCTTCATACAGACCTCTTTCAGGTCCAGTATATGGAACTATTTCATACTCGCTTGCATTTACCAAAACAGGACTGCAAACAAATAAAAAAAATAAAAGAGAAATCAGTAATTTACTCATATGTAATAAAAGTATTTTTTAGATATAATAGTCTTCCGTCCCTGTTACACGATAACCATAGACCTCATAATGCCACGTTCCAAGGTCAATTCCTCCGGATTTCTTAATCTCAATATTTATTCTTCCATCGGTGGCACCGTCAGAGCTATCATAAAATGTTCCGACTAGCTGGTTATCTGGATTGTAAACTTTTAATCGGAGTGAATCGCTTGTGTCACCCCAATTCAAATCTATGTGAAGGGAAGTTGCGTAAGAACTGACTGACTTGCTATGCCAGTTTGTTTCTCCCTGTGTAATTGTATCGCCAACCCATCTTGGTGTTATACTGGTATCTGATTTGACAGGAACAACAGTGTACCCGTTATCCTGATTGGCTGTAGCACCGGCAAAGGATACTGAGAAAATCAGCACAATTAATAATATTCCTATTTTCTTCATCATAAAAATTCTCCTATAATTTATCAAACTTTCATGTGAAAAATGTAGGATATAACTTTTGTGACCATATCGTCCAACTGAAAGAAAACAGTTTGATGATTTGGTTAGAAAATTTATATATTGTTTCTTCATAGAGCATTGTGAGCATCTTTATGGTGTTCGGGAGTGGGCTAAGCTATCTGAAATTGGTAGCTGAACTCACAGAATGAGCAGGGGTATGTTTGAGATTTCGATTGCAAGCATAGCTTTGCTTTTGAATGAATTGAATAAATAGAGGAAAATACATGAAAACAAGAGAAACAAGAATTGCATCACTTTTTATGACGATGCTTATCATAGGTATGTTTGCAGTTGTGCCTGCAATGGCTTGTGTACCTGGAGAACCGAGTGGTTGTGAAGGAAGTTTAACAAATGCGGAAGAAACTAATTTAATAGAAATAATTGGTGCAGATAAAGAGAACTTCTATAATATAGCAGTTAAAAATGAACGAGTGAATGAAGTGAAAAGCGATCTTAGTGAACAAGGATTTAAAGAAGCAAACTTTGAAGCCTACGCTAAAGTCATAACACTCGATGACGGATCTATTCTTGAGACACAATTTGGTGTAATTGAGTTTGAATCATCTGAAGAAACAAAGGAATTGTTTTACATTTATGATCAGGAAACTGGTGAAAATCTAGTTTTGCTTGCTTCTGAAACAAATCTTGATCTAAATGAAATGAAGATTGGTGCTACTAATAAAAAGGAATATAAAACAACCGAAGTTAATGTCTATGATCTTTTTAAAGTAAAGCCAAACAAACTTCCAGTTCCTTTGTTAAGGTACAATAATCTTAATACAGATATGAAAACTGATATACAGTCAATTGCTGACAAAGCAAATATCAAATCTGAAGATGAAATCGTTGGTATGCTAGAATACAACAATCAAAAAATAGTGCTTGTTGATTCAGATAATGAAGTAACTGAAATAGTTACAGACGAACAGGGAAATATTATAGCAACATATCAGCTTGAGCCAACATTTGTTGGCAGTACCGAATACATGAACGAAGAAGCCAACATTCCACTGAAAACAACAGTTGACCTATACAAACTAGACATTACAGTTCCTGACAGTAAAGGAAGTCCAGTTCAAACCTTGACAACAAACATCATCACTGCGGAAAATTCAGCATGGAAAGAAATTGTTTGTGAACCATGTAAGTATACTAGCAAGGATATGAATGTTGTAGCGAAAGGTAAGTTTTACATAGACTATGGAAATGAAGTAGAATCTGTAACTCAAATGTCATATTCAGAAACAAATTGCAATATATGTATATCAAAATGTAGTTTTGAAAGATCTACCTCCGGAGGAAGCTATGAAAGACAAGTTGATGCTACTGGAATATGGGCCGTTAATCTAGCACCAGTAACAGCAAATTTCGAAATATCTTCATGGGTTTCTGTTGACAAATATGGAGATATGGATAGTGGTGCTTCAGAAGACTCTTGGCTAACTCCCGGATTTGGATGTTACGGTCCCTGAGTAATAGGCTATGACTAAAAGGTTGCATTTTAGCAACCTTATTTTTTGCAGCAAGAGGAGAGATTGATCTTATGTACAAAATGGTTTCTAAAAAAACAATTGCTATAACAATAAGTATGCTTTTGATTTTCAGTCTAATTTCTGCTTTAGCTACGTTACCTAGGAATCCTGCTCAATCAAGTAATCAGTTCGAGTTTTCAGAATTGTTTAGCTCATCTTTTCAGAAATTTCCAGTTCCTTTGAATAGCTATTCCATTTCACATAATTACATCGATTCAATTATTGATTCCGCATCTTTTACCACTAATCCTCAAAATGTGATCGGTTTCAGTGAGCTTGAAGAGGCGAATATTGTACTTATAGAATCAGATGGAAATATAACGGAAATAGTAGTTGATGACAAAGCCAATATTTTAGAAATAAATACATTTGAGATGAAAACACTTGCTTCAAGAGATTTTTCTGCATCAGGAGAATTAATAGAGGGTACAGTAATAGAATTATATGAG
The window above is part of the Methanohalophilus levihalophilus genome. Proteins encoded here:
- a CDS encoding winged helix-turn-helix transcriptional regulator; its protein translation is MSKLLISLLFFLFVCSPVLVNASEYEIVPYTGPERGLYEGGGADANLSFFELPLSLQIVYISGLLGISFAFYKFLPLFLGRIKKYNGNQNRNRILCYITMNPGSTITDIEKDMGLNRSSVRYHVRTLQLSNKITHAKKGKFTLLFKKSSKYTDTEKKIAHAMRNSTRKSILLSIIQKPGMTNQEITQTFNLDKSTVHWHISDMHNEGIIDFESDGKYKRYFINPSIRENVENALYIKT
- a CDS encoding peptidase domain-containing protein, giving the protein MMKKIGILLIVLIFSVSFAGATANQDNGYTVVPVKSDTSITPRWVGDTITQGETNWHSKSVSSYATSLHIDLNWGDTSDSLRLKVYNPDNQLVGTFYDSSDGATDGRINIEIKKSGGIDLGTWHYEVYGYRVTGTEDYYI